In Prunus dulcis unplaced genomic scaffold, ALMONDv2, whole genome shotgun sequence, the genomic stretch CATGGTTGGCCTTCTTTGTATTCAGTATGGTAAAGGCAGCGGGGAGCACCTTCTTTTTCGAACAAATCAgtaacttgaaaaatcccaTCCACAATTATGACCCTGCAGTTTATTTCAATGTGCTTAGCTCCTTTTCGAGGTACATAATCTCATTTCTCTTCCCCAAACTAATTCCAAAGCGAACGCGGGTGAGAATTGGCTGTGGAATGGCTTCTACTGTGTTATGTTGCGTTGCTGCTTGGGTGGTTGAGATCCACAGGATGAGGAAAGTTACGAGGGCAGGGCTTGAAGATGACACTTTTGACATTTCTATGAGCATATTTTGGTTGGTTCCACAGTTCTTCCTGTTAGGACTTATGGAAGGGTTGGCCGTAGATGGATTGATTGATCTTTTGGCTGATAGAGTGGACGAGGAGGATAAAGAAATGGCTAAGAATTATGGATCCCACACCAGCGACTTAGTGGTGGGGATTGGAAAATTACTAACTGCTCCTATTAGCTTAGCATTTAGTCATAGATGGTTCAATGACAGCATAAATCTGAGTCGTCTGGACAAGTTTTACAGACGGCTAACGTTTCTAAGTCTCTGTAGCTTCGTCTACTACTTGTATGTCCGCTTTTACTTTTATAGCAAGGATGACACACATAACTCCGCCATCGAAGAACACGAACAAGGCCGTAATGGAAGTGGAGTTGTGGAAATCGCAACTGTTTAGATCTCCTAAGTCCTAACACAAGAGTTATTAGCAATGAGTTTGTTAACAGTTTTATATATGTTAAATTGCATGCATATGTTTGTATGTTTTTGGGGTGTTTCCGAGAGTAGGAAACAGCACCGTTCTGTTGTCCGGTGaaagtttctaaagttttgtACTTTGTCCAAGCTTGATGTTCAGTATGTAAAATTTATACCCTCAATATACAAGCACATTCttgacctctctctctcttctgtgCTTAAAAGACATGTCTTCAACATCTTATGTTGGTAAGTCATGAAAGTTCCAAATGTGACAAACATTTTCTATTCTTAGGATAGGACGTTAACTTTAGGACTGAGGCATTCAAAAAAGGGTACGTTCACATATAATATGTGCTTTTGAGATGTGCAAACTGCAATTAACAACCACTGGGAGGTGTATTCAGAATAATCACTAAAATTATGACAGGGATCCTGAGATTCATCAGatcttatatatatgatggtcattttaaaacTTGGACCACACCACCAAGGGATCCTGACATACCATACCCAGTAGTAAATTTCATGGCATAGTGTATATGCTGTTCTCGATGCACATGTGGAGCTACAGACAAAGAAAATCATGCAAACCCTGGTCTCTTCTGGTTCCTTTCTTTTTACAAAAGTCTTCCTCTTGTTTTTCATGTTcttccaaagaaaaaaatagcatATTCTTATTGGCTTCTAATAATGCAATCTAAACGCAAAGGTGGCTTCCCCATTCCAATCTCAAATGGTTTCTCTAAATTGTAAATCTCTGTCTCTCCTAGACCTCCACACTGTCTGAAACCAAATCTCCCTtgttcatctctctctctctctctctctctctctctctctctctctctctctccagtgGAGAGTCATCAGTACCATATATGCCTGCAATTGCAAGATTTCAAGTACGTTTGCTTCACATACAAGAAAGTTTATGTTCATTGAAGACAACATCAGGTCCAAATATAAGTCAATTTTCACTTCCTTTACATCGACAGATTGATACACTAGTTACAGTAGCAGGTTTGGTGATTGATTTGAAACTAACTTgtgattg encodes the following:
- the LOC117613681 gene encoding protein NRT1/ PTR FAMILY 5.5-like, which encodes MISTIAMAVSYLLFWFGFNDYLKNNKEAQAGEHPQVTERENLWTLNKKVRKKKRLRKEIVASWLAFFVFSMVKAAGSTFFFEQISNLKNPIHNYDPAVYFNVLSSFSRYIISFLFPKLIPKRTRVRIGCGMASTVLCCVAAWVVEIHRMRKVTRAGLEDDTFDISMSIFWLVPQFFLLGLMEGLAVDGLIDLLADRVDEEDKEMAKNYGSHTSDLVVGIGKLLTAPISLAFSHRWFNDSINLSRLDKFYRRLTFLSLCSFVYYLYVRFYFYSKDDTHNSAIEEHEQGRNGSGVVEIATV